Proteins encoded in a region of the Rubrobacter aplysinae genome:
- a CDS encoding type II toxin-antitoxin system Phd/YefM family antitoxin: MKFVSSREIRVNPKPVFEALEDEEVVLTSRGKPVALLLEVSGDDLEETVRLVRRAKAQAATSRLRKSAMEQGADKLSQEEIEAEIEATRSERSER; encoded by the coding sequence GTGAAGTTTGTCAGTTCGCGGGAGATCAGGGTAAACCCGAAGCCCGTTTTCGAAGCGCTCGAAGATGAAGAAGTCGTACTCACCTCCCGGGGCAAGCCGGTGGCGTTGCTCCTCGAAGTCAGCGGCGATGATCTCGAGGAAACCGTTCGACTCGTCAGACGAGCCAAAGCTCAGGCCGCCACCTCCCGCCTGCGCAAGAGCGCCATGGAGCAGGGCGCGGATAAGTTGAGCCAGGAGGAGATAGAAGCAGAAATAGAGGCTACTCGTAGCGAACGCTCGGAACGGTGA
- a CDS encoding putative toxin-antitoxin system toxin component, PIN family, with protein MLDTNVLVSSLLNSFGAPGRVLDLVLAGELSAAHDDRVLSEYREVLYREKFGFSPRDVEGLLDFLEAEGIKVNPPVLGAELPDPNDSPFLEVAHAAGAVLVTGNLKHYPEKERQGVEVLDPATYLQRWLSHVGDSES; from the coding sequence GTGCTGGATACCAATGTCCTGGTGTCCTCTCTACTTAACAGTTTCGGAGCACCCGGCAGGGTGCTCGATCTGGTGCTAGCCGGTGAGCTAAGCGCCGCCCACGACGACCGCGTCCTGAGCGAATATCGGGAGGTGCTCTACCGGGAAAAGTTTGGCTTCTCCCCCAGGGACGTGGAGGGGCTTCTGGACTTTCTGGAGGCCGAGGGGATCAAGGTCAATCCGCCGGTGCTCGGCGCCGAGCTTCCAGACCCAAACGACTCTCCGTTTCTCGAGGTGGCTCACGCCGCAGGTGCCGTGCTCGTCACCGGGAACCTCAAGCACTATCCAGAGAAGGAGAGACAGGGTGTCGAGGTACTGGACCCAGCCACATACCTCCAGAGATGGCTCTCGCACGTAGGAGACTCTGAGTCGTAG
- a CDS encoding tyrosine-type recombinase/integrase, translating to MSRKKANGEGSLTKYKDGRWCGRCTVTRPDGKQRRIAVYGRTKEEARIKLTKKMAESDSGVVFDAENQTVEEYVTRWLEDSAKGNIAPRTYHNYRLQLNRHIIPALGKRKLDKLTPPQIQRLYRSKLDDGLSPSSVRYIHAVLHRALEQAVKWQLIPRNPADSVDPPKVRQQELQPLDAEQARKLLEAASGDRLECLYVVSLTIGLRAGEALGLKWSDIDLEEGKLRVSRQLQRMRDGGGLVFSEPKNASRRTVDLPERTVEALKLHRRRQAEERLIADSYGDQDLVFATTRGTPLDAQNVVNRSFKPLLKRAELPDIRFHDLWHTCATLLLGRGVHPKMVQHLLGHSTIAMTLDRYSHWVPSMGRQAADGMDAALS from the coding sequence GTGTCCAGGAAAAAGGCTAATGGAGAAGGCTCTCTGACCAAATACAAGGACGGCCGCTGGTGCGGGCGGTGTACGGTCACCAGGCCCGATGGGAAACAGAGACGCATAGCCGTCTACGGTCGCACTAAAGAAGAAGCCCGGATCAAGCTCACCAAGAAGATGGCCGAGAGCGACTCGGGCGTTGTCTTCGACGCTGAGAATCAGACCGTGGAGGAGTACGTTACCCGCTGGCTGGAGGACTCGGCCAAGGGCAACATCGCTCCTCGCACCTACCACAACTACCGCCTACAGCTAAACAGGCACATCATTCCCGCACTGGGTAAGCGCAAGCTCGACAAACTCACGCCGCCGCAGATCCAGCGCCTCTACCGCTCCAAGCTCGACGACGGGCTCTCTCCCTCGAGCGTCCGCTACATCCACGCCGTGCTGCACCGCGCCCTGGAGCAGGCCGTCAAGTGGCAGCTCATCCCCCGCAATCCCGCAGACAGCGTGGACCCGCCAAAGGTCCGCCAACAGGAGCTGCAGCCGCTGGACGCCGAGCAGGCGCGCAAACTCCTCGAGGCGGCAAGTGGGGACAGGCTGGAGTGCCTCTACGTCGTGTCCCTGACGATAGGCCTCCGGGCCGGGGAGGCGCTCGGGCTGAAGTGGTCGGACATAGACCTCGAAGAGGGCAAGCTGCGAGTAAGCCGCCAGCTACAGCGCATGAGGGATGGCGGGGGACTCGTCTTCTCGGAGCCCAAGAACGCCAGCCGCCGCACCGTGGACCTCCCCGAGAGAACAGTGGAAGCCCTAAAGCTCCACCGCAGGCGGCAGGCCGAGGAGAGGCTGATCGCGGACTCTTACGGGGATCAAGACCTCGTCTTCGCCACCACCAGAGGCACTCCCCTGGACGCTCAGAACGTAGTCAACCGTTCCTTCAAGCCCCTGCTAAAGCGGGCAGAGCTTCCTGACATCCGGTTCCATGACCTGTGGCATACCTGCGCAACCCTGCTACTCGGACGCGGAGTACACCCTAAGATGGTTCAGCACCTCTTGGGACACTCCACCATCGCGATGACTCTCGACCGCTACTCCCACTGGGTACCGAGCATGGGCAGACAGGCCGCGGACGGGATGGACGCCGCCCTCTCGTAG
- a CDS encoding MaoC/PaaZ C-terminal domain-containing protein has product MIRHYFDEIQVGDRNTTPARTITETDIVNFASLSGDWFPLHTDAEYASGTMYGERVAHGMLVLSVVTGLITLKPGAVQAFHGIEGLRFRRPTIIGDTVHAETEVLDLESRDQAGLVTSGLTVKNQRAETVTTARFRWLVARNT; this is encoded by the coding sequence TTGATACGCCATTACTTCGATGAGATCCAGGTAGGCGACCGCAACACCACGCCTGCCCGCACCATCACCGAGACGGACATAGTGAACTTCGCCTCCCTGAGCGGCGACTGGTTCCCGCTTCACACCGACGCCGAGTACGCCTCCGGGACCATGTACGGAGAGCGCGTCGCCCACGGGATGCTGGTGCTCTCCGTCGTTACCGGCCTCATAACCCTCAAGCCCGGAGCCGTGCAGGCGTTTCACGGCATAGAGGGCCTGCGCTTCAGACGTCCGACCATTATAGGAGACACCGTACACGCCGAAACCGAGGTGCTCGATCTGGAGAGCCGGGATCAAGCCGGGCTCGTGACCTCTGGGCTAACGGTAAAGAACCAGCGCGCCGAGACCGTTACCACCGCCCGCTTCAGGTGGCTGGTCGCCCGGAATACGTAG